In Arthrobacter sp. B3I9, the following are encoded in one genomic region:
- a CDS encoding heme-degrading domain-containing protein produces the protein MSLEQPDASRGPDTEFDPDSPAEQPEDALRALIGRIEREMATLQFGSFSQSDALDLGLLLVELGTTRSLPIAIDIRRGAHILFHVSLPGATADNEIWVERKSRTAEQYAEPSLLVGLRGRLGGGRIEDNAWFDQSRYAAHGGSFPLYLKGTGPVATVTVSGLPQKADHELVVEALTAFRDTVF, from the coding sequence ATGAGCCTGGAACAGCCCGACGCCTCCCGCGGACCGGACACCGAGTTCGATCCTGACTCCCCCGCCGAACAGCCGGAGGACGCTCTCCGGGCCCTCATCGGCCGCATCGAGCGCGAGATGGCGACACTCCAGTTCGGCAGCTTCAGCCAGAGCGACGCCCTCGACCTCGGCTTGCTCCTCGTGGAGCTGGGCACCACACGCAGTCTTCCCATCGCCATCGACATCCGAAGAGGCGCCCACATCCTCTTCCACGTTTCCCTGCCCGGCGCCACGGCGGATAACGAGATCTGGGTCGAACGCAAGAGCCGGACGGCGGAGCAATACGCCGAACCCTCCCTCCTGGTCGGCCTGCGGGGACGGCTCGGGGGCGGAAGGATCGAGGACAACGCCTGGTTCGATCAGTCACGCTACGCCGCCCACGGCGGTTCCTTCCCCCTGTACCTGAAAGGAACCGGGCCCGTGGCCACGGTGACTGTTTCCGGACTGCCGCAGAAGGCGGACCACGAGCTGGTGGTGGAAGCGCTGACGGCGTTCAGGGACACTGTGTTCTAG
- a CDS encoding DUF2306 domain-containing protein: protein MTLERSRIRAAARRSRPQWPVPAALILLSLIPVIFGALRVAELTGGAAVTPQNARFFASPVPVVTHIASATVFSLLGAFQFVPALRGRRGWHRVAGAILIPAGLLAALSGLWMSVFYPLPAGDGEILLGLRLLFGSGMAASIGMGLFAIRRRDFVGHGAWMTRGYAIGVAAGTQALLSIPWLLLVGPTNEVSRAVLMGAAWMINLAVAEYAIYRRARQSARGARALRRTNPSPAGV from the coding sequence ATGACGCTGGAACGAAGCCGCATCCGCGCCGCCGCCCGCCGCTCCAGGCCCCAGTGGCCGGTTCCCGCCGCCTTGATCCTCCTGAGCCTCATCCCGGTCATCTTCGGGGCGCTGCGCGTGGCCGAGCTGACGGGCGGCGCCGCGGTCACCCCGCAAAATGCAAGGTTCTTCGCGTCGCCCGTTCCGGTGGTAACCCACATTGCCAGCGCCACGGTCTTCAGCCTCCTTGGAGCGTTCCAGTTCGTTCCGGCCCTTCGGGGCAGGCGGGGCTGGCATCGCGTAGCCGGCGCCATCCTCATCCCCGCAGGTCTCCTGGCGGCACTCTCCGGCCTGTGGATGTCCGTGTTTTATCCGCTCCCCGCGGGCGACGGCGAAATTCTCCTTGGACTTAGGTTGTTGTTCGGTTCCGGAATGGCGGCAAGCATCGGAATGGGCCTTTTCGCCATCCGCCGCCGGGATTTCGTTGGGCACGGCGCATGGATGACCCGAGGCTATGCCATCGGGGTGGCAGCGGGAACCCAGGCCCTCTTGAGCATTCCCTGGCTCTTGCTCGTCGGCCCTACCAACGAGGTGAGCCGCGCGGTGCTGATGGGGGCGGCATGGATGATCAATCTGGCTGTGGCCGAATACGCCATCTACCGGCGCGCCCGTCAGTCGGCCCGGGGAGCCCGGGCGTTGCGCCGGACGAATCCGTCGCCTGCCGGCGTCTAG
- a CDS encoding TetR/AcrR family transcriptional regulator — MTPADTASRTPLNRQRVLRTAVELADQSGLESLSMRRLADELGVVPMALYKHVAGKEELLDGMVACLIEEIGPAVRDADWKRAVRLRVLSARQTLQRHRWARQAIESRTNKTPAVLGYMDSFIGMFLAGGFSADLTHHAMHAIGGRMWGFTQELFDDAAAPQTPDAVPPEVRTAMLQQMAAMYPNVLAIATLGAHDDDSVVGHGCDDQFEFEFALDLLLDGFERLHQRGWTSRQAKLSGGSVENAGRPIA; from the coding sequence ATGACACCTGCGGACACCGCGAGCCGGACGCCGTTGAACCGGCAACGGGTGCTCCGGACCGCCGTCGAACTTGCCGACCAATCAGGCCTGGAGTCACTCAGCATGCGCCGGCTCGCAGACGAGCTCGGCGTGGTGCCGATGGCGCTCTACAAGCACGTGGCGGGCAAGGAAGAACTTCTTGACGGAATGGTCGCTTGCCTCATCGAGGAGATCGGGCCCGCTGTCCGCGACGCCGACTGGAAGAGGGCCGTGCGCCTGCGGGTGCTCTCGGCGAGACAGACGCTGCAGCGTCACCGGTGGGCCCGGCAGGCCATCGAATCCCGGACCAACAAAACGCCGGCCGTCCTGGGTTACATGGACTCGTTCATCGGCATGTTCCTGGCAGGCGGCTTTTCTGCCGATCTCACCCACCACGCTATGCACGCCATCGGCGGGCGCATGTGGGGATTCACCCAGGAGCTGTTCGACGACGCGGCGGCCCCGCAGACGCCGGACGCTGTGCCGCCGGAGGTCCGCACCGCCATGCTTCAGCAGATGGCGGCGATGTACCCGAACGTCCTGGCGATTGCCACCTTAGGGGCGCATGACGATGACTCGGTGGTGGGGCACGGTTGCGACGACCAGTTCGAGTTCGAATTCGCCCTTGATCTGCTGCTGGACGGTTTTGAGCGGCTTCACCAACGCGGCTGGACCTCGAGGCAGGCGAAACTGTCGGGCGGGAGTGTCGAAAACGCGGGTCGCCCTATTGCCTGA
- a CDS encoding dienelactone hydrolase family protein — protein sequence MTQLGKFEKYLIEEFFDDYRAGALSQRTFTRRVAFITGSMAAAAAAMLLVGCTPEEVPRSSDPMPTPSTPASSAESGTATPGPVPGAKSPLSVPEGAPGLATATVRFPSGGAEISGYLARPEGSAAGPAVLVCHENRGLTPHIQDVARRFAKAGYAALALDLLSREGGTASLDRDAVPGALTQAGAQRHVSDFAAAFEFLKSQTFVDQGRIAMNGYCFGGGITWQAATDIPGLKATAAFYGPAPDLAKVPTIKPAVFGAYAELDQRITGAMPALRDALDATDVRHQLTVYPGVGHAFHNDTGDAYAEAQATAAWNDMLAWFAKYV from the coding sequence ATGACCCAGCTTGGAAAGTTCGAAAAGTACCTGATCGAGGAATTCTTTGACGACTACCGCGCCGGTGCTCTTTCTCAGCGCACCTTCACGCGTCGCGTGGCGTTCATTACGGGCAGCATGGCCGCGGCAGCGGCGGCAATGCTGCTGGTCGGTTGCACGCCGGAGGAAGTCCCCCGCAGCTCCGACCCTATGCCGACCCCCAGCACTCCCGCCTCGTCCGCAGAGTCCGGCACTGCAACCCCCGGTCCGGTACCGGGAGCCAAGAGCCCGCTGTCCGTTCCGGAGGGTGCGCCGGGGCTGGCTACCGCGACTGTCCGCTTCCCTTCCGGCGGAGCCGAGATCAGCGGCTACCTGGCACGGCCGGAGGGAAGCGCGGCCGGACCCGCCGTGTTGGTCTGCCATGAGAACCGGGGGCTGACGCCGCACATCCAGGACGTGGCACGGCGCTTCGCCAAGGCCGGATACGCGGCTCTGGCGCTGGATCTGCTCAGCAGGGAGGGCGGCACCGCGAGCCTTGACCGGGACGCTGTCCCGGGAGCCCTGACCCAGGCCGGCGCGCAGCGCCATGTCTCCGACTTTGCCGCCGCTTTCGAGTTCCTGAAGTCACAGACCTTTGTGGACCAGGGCAGGATCGCCATGAACGGCTACTGCTTCGGCGGCGGCATCACGTGGCAGGCTGCTACTGACATACCGGGCCTGAAAGCCACTGCGGCGTTCTACGGCCCCGCCCCCGATCTTGCCAAGGTGCCGACGATCAAGCCGGCGGTGTTTGGCGCTTATGCCGAACTCGACCAGCGGATCACCGGGGCCATGCCGGCCCTCCGGGACGCCTTGGACGCCACCGACGTGCGGCACCAGCTCACTGTCTACCCCGGCGTCGGCCACGCGTTCCACAACGACACCGGCGACGCCTACGCGGAGGCGCAGGCGACGGCTGCCTGGAACGACATGCTGGCCTGGTTCGCAAAATACGTCTGA